A genomic window from Coregonus clupeaformis isolate EN_2021a unplaced genomic scaffold, ASM2061545v1 scaf0202, whole genome shotgun sequence includes:
- the LOC121560100 gene encoding LOW QUALITY PROTEIN: meiotic nuclear division protein 1 homolog (The sequence of the model RefSeq protein was modified relative to this genomic sequence to represent the inferred CDS: inserted 2 bases in 1 codon; deleted 1 base in 1 codon) codes for MSKKKGLSLEEKRTRMMEIFFETKEVFQLKDIEKIAPKTKGITPMSVKEVLQSLVDDNMVDCERVGTSNYYWAFPSKALHARKRRVEELDKQHTEAKQRKMSLQQAVDKAKVGRQDTEERASLLNELQALREKRSHLKAKLEKYRECDPEVIEEMRKSNVTAKEAVSRWTDNVFAIKXWAKRKFGFDDGRIYKAFGIPEDFDYMD; via the exons TCTAAAAAGAAAGGTCTCAGTCTTGAGGAGAAGAGGACACGCATGATGGAGATTTTCTTCGAGACA aaaGAGGTGTTTCAGCTGAAGGACATTGAGAAAATCGCCCCCAAGACTAAAGGAATAA CACCCATGTCAGTGAAGGAGGTTCTCCAGAGTCTGGTGGATGACAACATGGTGGACTGTGAGAGAGTGGGCACCTCCAACTACTACTGGGCCTTCCCCAGCAAGGCCCTGCACGCCCGCAAGCGCAGGGTGGAGGAGCTGGACAAGCAG CATACCGAGGCGAAACAAAGGAAGATGTCTCTGCAGCAGGCTGTCGACAAAGCAAAAGTAGGACGTCAAGATACA GAGGAGCGGGCCTCTCTTCTAAATGAGCTGCAGGCtctgagggagaagaggagtcaTCTGAAGGCAAAGCTGGAGAAGTACAGGGAGTGTGACCCTGAAGTGATCGAGGAGATGA GAAAGTCCAATGTCACAGCTAAAGAGGCAGTGTCCAGATGGACAG ATAACGTCTTTGCCATCAA TTGGGCCAAGAGGAAGTTTGGTTTCGACGACGGACGCATC TATAAAGCCTTCGGGATACCCGAAGACTTTGATTACATGGACTGA